The Candidatus Methylomirabilota bacterium genomic sequence ACAGTAAATCCACAGGAATGGGCAATTGCGAGCAGCTCGCTCTTTGTGTACTCGCGGAAGTGGCCTGGATTCTCTACGTTTTCTCGAATCATCTCATAGGGATGTCGCCCAACCAAAAGCCGAAGACGCTTTTTCAGCGACGCGGCATTCGGTGTTTGCAAAATCAAAAATCCACCAGGACTCAAAAGGCTATATACGAACTCAAGGACAAGGGTCGGAGCCGTGTATAGATGTTCGAGGACTTCTGCCATAACGACCAGATCTGCCGGTGGAATTGTGATCCATCGCTCAGGGTACTGAGTATCGTTCAAATTGAAATGAAGGTGGCGGTGCTGATCAAACGATATCCCCTGTGGGAAATGTCCACCGCGACTCTCTGGTGAATCGAATCCCAACGTGACCACAGTGTCTTCTGTGAAGGTTACCCGCATCAATTCTGTGAAGAACGATGGTCCAATATCCAGGATTGTGATCGTTGGGAGATATCGGCCCAGTTCGTTCCGGATTGTTGCCACCATCTCAAGCAAGAATCCATACCGTTTGGCATGCGTGGCAATGTAGCTTTTGTAGTCATGGGAGTCTGTATCCAGCTTGCCGGAATTAAAATAATTGAGAATTTGGCCGGAGAGTGTAAGCCTCATCCCGATACCCGAAGCAGATTTGCAGCATGGTTCTTCGCTCAAAACCAATATCCTTTTCCACCGGCATTGAGTGTACAACTTCGTATGAATGCTGGCTCAGCCACCGGTTCCACCTGGGAGGGAGGCACAAGGCCGCTCAGAACGGAACACCCCCAACAGCTGGGAATCAGTTATTATCGCGTTGTGACAGAAGGAAAGCCACTGCCAGGGATGCCGCTAGCCTCCTCTATCGAGGACGGTTACACCCTCCTCAAACGCCTGAAACTGCGTATGATAGAGTCGGCAGTACACACCCCGGGCATCCAGAAGCTCTTGGTGGGTACCAGCTTCTACGATCTTTCCTTGTTCTAAGACCAGGACCCTGTGGGCGCGGATGATGGTTGAGAGGCGGTGGGCGATGACGAAAGTGGTTCGTCCTTCCATGAGGCGGTCCAAAGCATCCTGAACTAGGCGTTCTGACTCTGCATCGAGGGCCGACGTGGCCTCGTCCAAAATGAGGATCGGTGGATCTCGGAGGACGGCTCGGGCGATGGCGATACGCTGCTTCTCTCCGCCTGAGAGTCGCACCCCCCTTTCGCCGATCCGGGTCTCATACCCTTGGGGTAGCCGTTCGATGAACTCGGCCGCGTGTGCGATCCGCGCCGCCTCCTGAACCCGGTCCGACCTGACCCCCCCCTGGCCGTAGACGATGTTGTTGTAGACCGTGTCGTCGAAGAGGATGACCTCTTGCGTGACGATTCCGATCTGCTCCCGCAGGGAGCGGAACGTCACGCGGCGCACATCGGTCCCGTCAATTTCCACGCGCCCGGCGGTAGGGTCATAAAAACGTGGGATGAGGTCCACCAGGGTGCTCTTCCCGGCGCCGCTGGACCCCACGATGGCCACCAGCTGTCCCCCGCGAACCTCGAAGGATACATCCCCCAGGACCGGTCGGCTTCCGTCGTAAGCAAAAGACACACCCCGGAACGCAACGGCCCCTTGTACCCGCGACAGGGGAACAGCATCAGGAGCCTCCACGAGGTCCGGCCGGATATCCATCAGCTCGAATACTCGCTTTACCCCTGCCATCCCCCGCTGGATATGGTTGTTCATACCACCCAGGCGTTTGATCGGTGTGAAGATTGAGATCAGGGCACCCAGGAAAACCATGAACCCACCCAGGGTCAGGACCTGTTGCAAGACCAGATAGCTCCCAAAGACCACAACCCCCAAGATTCCAATACCCCCCAGGACCTCGAGAACGGGCCAGGAGAGCGCGGTTACCCGCGCGATCCGAATAGCGGCCCGGAAGGACTCTTGGTTCTTCCGGGCGAAGCGAAGCCGCTCGTACTCTTCCGCCACAAATGCCTTCACGATCCGGATACCCGTCAGGGCTTCCTGCAAGATGGTGTTGAGCTCGGCATACCGCTCTTGGACCAGCAAGCCCCGGTGACGGATCTTGTTGCCGAATCTGGCGATCGGAATGAAGAGCAAAGGGAGGACCAGGAGACAGAGGAGAGCGAGCTGCCATTGGAGGAGAAGGAGCAGGGCGCCGAAGCTCAGGATGTAGAAGGGCTCCCGAAGGGCTTGGCTGAAGGCAATGGTAACCGTCTCCCCCAGGAGGTTTACGTCCATCATGAGGCGTGACATGATCTCGCCGGTGGAGCGCTGATTGAAGAAACCCAGCGAAAGCCTGTGGATAGCAGCATAGAGGTCATTGCGGACGTCCATCATGACGTGCTCGGCGACGTAGCTCATCATGTACTTATGAATGTAAAGCAGGACGCCTTTTACGAGTATGAGAAGCAGCAGGAGCCCACAAATGGCGGCCACTACCGTGAGCTTATCCGCTTCGCGGACCCAGGAAAGGTTGTTGAGCAGAGGGCCCAACTGATTCTGTAGCGCCTTCGGCAGGCTGATAAAAGAAGGGGCGTCCTTTGGGGAGAGGACCAGGTCGAGGACCGGCTGGATCGTGCCAATGGAGACCGCGCTCAGGATCGCTACCAGCAACATGGCGAGAATGGCGAGGCACAACTTCCCCTTGTGGGGAAGGGCGTACCGCAAGAGGCGCAGGAACTCAGGCATGGACGATGACCCCTGTGGCGGCCGCGTGCAGCCGCCATACCCTTTCTGCTCCGTGGCTATCGGACGATGATGCGGCGCCGAGCTTCATATCACCCCGGCTTGCAAGAGGTCGTGCAGGTGGATCACCCCTTCGGGCTGACCCCCAGGATCGATAATGGGAAGAGAGGTAATCTTATATTGCTCCATCACCTGAACAGCTCGCGCACCTAGTTCGTCACTGTCGAGAACCTTGGGATGACGGGTCATGCACTCCCCGACCTTCCGATCGAGGAGATTAGCGTACTTCTCAAGGCCTCGTCGCAGATCACCGTCTGTGACCACTCCTATAAGCCGTCCTCCGGCATCGACCACCATCGTCATTCCGAGGCGCTTCGTACTGATCTCCAAAATCGCATCTCGCATCAACGTGTCTTCGGAGACGATAGGCAATTCGGGGCCGACGTGCATGAGGTCTCGCACTCGTAAGAGGCGGCGACCGAGCTGCCCTCCCGGATGGAACACTGCAAGATGCTCCGCCTTAAAGCCCCGCTTCTCCAAGAGGGCCAAAGCTAAGGCATCCCCCATGGCTAGCGCAGCCGTCGTGCTCGCCGTAGGGACAAAATTCAATGGACCGGCCTCTTCATCTACACTTACATCGATCGCTACATCGCTCTCTTTGGCCAGGGTAGAGTTCAGATTGCCGACAAGCCCAATCAGTTTGACACCGAAACGTTTTAGGGCGGGGAGCATCTCTACAATCTCTGTGGTGCCGCCACTGTTGGACACTGCCACAACCACGTCCCCCCGGACAATCATTCCGAGATCCCCATGACCACCTTCCGCTGGATGTACGTATAGGGCTGGGGTGCCTGTACTGGCCAATGTGGCCGCGAGCTTCTTAGCGATAAATCCGGACTTCCCCATCCCCGTCAGCACCACGCGGCCCTGGCATTCGTAGAGGATATCTACGGCTCGGACGAAGTCATCGTTTAGTCGAGGAATAAGGGCTGCCACTGCCCCAGCCTCAATCTCCAGGACTCGCCGTGCTCGCTCGAGGATCATCATGTCTCTCCTTTTGTTCGCTTCAGGCTCGTACCCTAGGGTTTTGCGGGAGAAAAGTCAACTGGAAATGGCGCCAGCACACACAATAAACCTTCTAGTCTCAGGGACTTGGCCTCGGCCCCAACATTTTCGGGGACCGCCTTGGCCTTCTAATGCAACTCCGGCACGACACGGATGAACGTCGGTCTAGCCCGGATTATTCACATAGAGTGAATAATCTGCCCTCCGGGCTTCGACTCCGCCCCGCGTGCGGGGCGTCGCTCAGGGCTAGCCTTGCGTCCCGCCGCAGCGGCGGGACGCATTATTCATGAAGACCCCGGTTCGTAAATAACACAGGCTAGACCTCCGATTCCAGGCCGTGGGCGCAAGCCTAAGTCAAGTTTACTTTTTCCCCTGACAAAAGTCGCGTATCCCTTCCGCGACGCGGGTGATTTCATCCTCGCTCAGTTCCGGGTACATAGGGAGCGATAGCGTCTCTCGGGCTGCTGTCTCCGTCACAGGAAAATCGTGTTCCTTGTAGCCGAGGTACTGATATGCCGGCTGCAAGTGAAGTGGAATGGGATAATACACACCGGTGCTGATTCCCCGTTGGCGGAGGTACACCTGAAGCCGATCCCGATCCTGAGCGCGGATGGTGTACAGTGCGTACACCGAGTTGGCATATTCCATGATTGGTGGAGTCGTTACCGGCTCGATATCCCTTAAAAGCTCGTCGTATTGCCGCGCATGCTTTCTTCTTGTTGCGTTCCATCCATCGACGTACGGGAGTTTCACCAGGAGCACCGCGGCTTGGATCGAGTCCATTCGAGCGTTCAATCCCTCTGTTTCATGGATGTACGGACCCGTCTGACCATGGTCCCTGCGTATCCGGATTTGCTCCACTGCCTTGAGGTCTTTGGTAACGACCGCCCCGGCATCCCCCAACGCCCCCAGATTCTTTGAGGGATAAAAGCTAAAGCAGGTCAGGTGACTCACGCTGCCAAGGCGACGTCCCTTGTACTCAGCCCCAGTCGCCTGGCAGGCATCTTCAATTATCGTCAGGTGATGGACTTGGGCAATTTGCTCTATGGCCTCAAGATCTGCCGACTGTCCGTACAGGTCTACCGGGATGACAGCCTTTGTCTTCTCGGTGATGACTTCCTCTATCTTTTCGGGATCGAGAGTGAATGGGCCAGGCAAGATATCCACAAAGACGGGCTTTGCCCCGACGCAGGTAATCGCTTCCGCCGTCGCGATAAATGTGTAGGGACTGGTGACGACCTCGTCTCCCTCACCAACACCAGCCGCGAGCAAGGCCAACTGCAAGGCCGCAGTTCCTGAGGAAACGGCACTGGTATAAGCCACTTCACAATATCGGGCGAAGGCCTCCTCGAATTTCTCAATAGATGTTCCCTTTACGAAGTGGCAGTCGGCGAGTATTTCAGCAATAGCGCGCTGAATCTCCCCCTCGAGTTGTCTCGTTTGCCTTTTGAGATCGATGAGAGGAATCATGCGACCTCGAGTCTCGTGATATCTATTCCCGCCCTTGACGGCTGATGATCGTGTCTAGGATACAGTGGCAAAGGGCTAGATGCACGATTTCGACGTGACCATAGGTGTCTGAAGGGACATAAAAATTCAGATCTCCCGCAAAGCGGAGCGGAGTGTCGGCAGAAAATCCCGCCATCGTAATCACTTTGCAAGCCTTCTCTTTTGCCACATTGACAGCCAAGAGGATATTTTCTGATCGGCCAGAGCTGCTGATTGCCACCAGCACATCCCCGGCATCGGCGAACATCTCGAAGGGCTTCGCAAATACCTGCGGGTACCCAAAGTCGTTGCTGACGCAGGTCAATAGCGAGGAGTCGTTAAAGGCAATCGCCCGCATGCCTCCATTCTTCCAATAGTCCACCGCTAGATGACTCGCAATAGCCGCACTCCCCCCGTTTCCAATAAATATCACCTTCCGCCCGAGCGACGTCTGGGTGAGGATAATGTCCATGCCAGCTGAAAGACCTTCGGAAAAGTCCAGTGATCTCTTCTTGGAGTCCGTCACCTGGACGCCGGAAAAGAGTGTTGCGATCTTTTCAAAATACTGGAGGATCGGTTCCCCCATTGCGAGAGCCCTCCATTTTTGAGAAAGAAGCCGCGGATAGTTTATCCGGTGCTCACGCCCTATTTCTTTAACTGAACACTTTCGGCCTGAAACCATGCTGCGGTTTCTCGAAGGCCCTCCTCAAGACTCAAGCCCGGTTCCCAGCTGAGGACCTTACGTGCTCGCCCAATATCTAAGACACTTCTACGTATCTCTCCCTCTTTCGGCGCTTCAAACTGACCCTCTTTCGAGCACCCGATAATGGTCGCAAGGTGATTTAATATTTCGACAACACTTGTCTCCCTTCCCGTTCCAATGTTAAATGTTGACGGTTCTCCCTGAAAGGCATCCCCACCTCGAAGAAGTAAATCCAGAGCAAGAATATTCGATCGGACGACGTCTCGGACATGTACGAAATCTCGCGTCTGATGTCCATCACCATAGATGACGGGATGCCTCCCTTGAAGCAATGCCCCGACGAAGATCGCCACGACCCCCGCTTCTCCATGAGGATTCTGCCGAGGACCATATACATTCCCGTACCGCAAAGACACAGAGCGGATCTGGTGTGTCACCCAGTAACACTCGAGATATTTCTCCACTGCTAGTTTGGCGATGCCATACGCATTTATGGGTTTCTGGGGGTGATCCTCAGTGGCCGGATACCATTTCTGATGACCGTATACAGCCCCTCCGCTTGAGGCAAAAATGAAATTAGGAATCCCGTATTTTCGGGCAAGCTCCAAGAGGTGGAGACTCCCCAAAATATTGATGCGTGCATCGTGGACCGGATCGGCGACGGATCGGCTAATACTTGCCTGCGCGGCATGATGATTCAACACCGTGGGTCTTTCTTTGGAAACAATCGCTTCAAGAGACGAATCTAATATATCTACCTCATAAAACCGTGCATCCGGATTTACGTGATTCCTCGATCCGGTCTCAAGGTTATCAACCACCACCACCTGGTGACCTGCCTCGATATACGCATCAACGACATGCGATCCGATAAATCCCGCCCCACCTGTAACCAGAACCTTCACCATAATCTTGGTTGTCAAATGACGTTGAGGGTCCAGAAACCTCAGCGTCCTATCCCGCAATACTCAATGCCGAGGGAACTCATTCCCTTCGGATCGAAGATATTGCGCCCATCCACGATCAGGGGCCGCCGCATCAGCTGTTTGATACGCGAAAGATCAAGGCGTTTGAATTCATCCCATTCTGTGACGATCGCGGCCGCGTCTGCACCATCAAGGGCGTCATAGGGATCGCTACAAAACTCTACCGACGGCAAAACCTGTTGCACCTTTGCCATTGCCTTCGGGTCGTAGGCCTTGACTCTTGCCCCTTCCTTCAAGAGTTTTCCAATGACCTCAAGGGCCGGTGAAAATCGAATATCATCCGTATTTGGCTTAAAGGAAAGTCCCAGAACAGCGATGGTCTTCCCGCGGATAATCCAAAGGCGATCCCGCAATTTCTCGATGAAGACGTTGATCTGGTCTTCATTGATGCGTTCCACTTCTTTGAGAAGCCTGAGATCACACCCATGTTTCTCACCAATGCGGACAAAGGCCTGAAGATCCTTTGGCAGACAAAATCCTCCAAAGCCAATTCCCGCATTGAGAAAGGCTCGTCCAATTCGCGGGTCCAGACCCATTCCTTCCGCTACCTTCGAAACATCCGCCCCAACTTTTTCACACAAAGCAGCAATGAGATTGATAAAAGAAATTTTTGTCGCCAGGAAAGAGTTTGATGCGTGCTTGATAATTTCGGCGCTGGCCATGTTAGTTACCAAGAATGGCACGTTACCAGCCTGAGGGCACTTCTGATGGATGGGACAAGAAAAGGTGCCTCGGATCACGGGATCATACAAAGTGCGAAGGAGCTGTTCTGCCTTCGGTCTTTCCACGCCGATCACGATGCGATCAGGATGGAGGAAGTCTTCCACCGCTGACCCTTCCCGCAAAAACTCAGGGTTCGAGGCAATATCATACTCAGCGGTTCCCTTCTGGCCATAAACCTGTAGCGTCCTATCAACCCAAAATCCGGTTTGGACGGGAACGGTACTTTTCTCGACAATGAGTTTATGGCCTTCGGCGACCTCAGCAATACGTCGCACGACAGTTTCAACAGAGGAGAGATCGGCCTCTCCATGTTCAAGAGGAGGAGTGCCCACGCAGATAAATATGATCTGGCATGATCGGACTCCATCCTCGATTTTCTCCGTGAACGTGAGTCGCCCTTCGTTGACTGCTTGGGCAATCACTTGATCCAAAAATGGCTCGTAGATCGGGACCTCGCCTTGAAGGAGCATCTGCACCTTCTCTCGGTCGTCATCAACGCCGACGACCGTATTCCCTATATGGGCAAAGCAAGCCGCGGTAACGAGCCCCACGTAGCCAACACCGACGACGCAGACTTCCATAGTTATCTCTCCAGGTATCCCCTTCCCGGTTTGCCCCGCGCGATTTCCTACTATCTGTCTTTCTTTCCTTCTCTTTCTTTCGTTAGGGAGGACGACATCGCTGCAAGCAGATTCCGAATGTCTTGTGCTCGAGACTTCGGACAGATCAGGAGGCCATGCTCTGTCTCCGCAATGATCAGATCCTGTAGTCCTATCGTGGCAACGACCTTACCTTCGCGTCCGTAGATAATGCAATTCGAGGTATCCACGCCCACGTGCCGGCCGATGACCACATTGTCCTCTTCATCCTTGGCAAAGACACGGTCCAAAGCAGTCCACGACCCCAGATCATCCCACTCGAATCGTCCGTGGACCATATAGGTGCTATCGGCCTTCTCCAGCACCCCGTGATCCATGGATATCTTTTCAAAGGTTGGATAAATCTCCGCAAGGAGGTTCCCGTACTCTGGGGCTTCCAGAACAGAGCGAATCCGCTCTAGCTTTGACCAGTGGTCCGGCAGATGAGTTCTCATCAACTGCTGGATGGTTCGATTATGCATCACAAAGATCCCTGCATTCCAGAAGTAATTCCCTGCTTCCAGATAGCGTTCGGCCGTCTCCTCATCGGGCTTCTCGCGGAACTCGAGGACCGCATGGATGCCGCCGCCGATCTCGGGCCCAATTCGCATATATCCGTATCCCGTCTCCGGGCGATCGGGTTTCACCCCTATGGTAACAATTCCGTCCCTCTCCTTGGCAGCCCGGACGGCCATCTCTAGCGAACCCAGAAATGCAGATGCATTCGGGATATGGTGATCGGCGGGGAGAATCACGACAACCGCATCAGGGTCCCGACGTTCGATGAACAGAGAGGCAAACCCGATGCAGGCGGCCGTGTTTCTGCCCACGGGCTCGCATATGAGATTCTCTCGAGGAAGATCCGACAACTCTTCTTGAACCAGGGCGGCATGCTGCTGGCCGGCAACCACGAACTGGCGGTCGATGGGAATCAGGGATTTAATTCGGTCTACTGTTTTCCGGAGCAGACTTGTCCCGCCCAGGAGGCGTAAAAACTGCTTGGGGCAGTCTGGCGTACTCAGAGGCCAAAACCGTTCCCCCGAGCCTCCAGCCATGATGACCGCGTATACATCGTGGTTCATTGGGTTAGTTGGGTTTGTTGGATTCATTGGGTTTGTACAGTTCATGGAGCCCGGTTTCAGGTGTTAGGTGCTGGGCCTTAGGCATCACCAATCACCAACCACCGATTACTCCTCACTAATCACTCGCGTGTCTGCACGCTTGTAGTCGTCCTCAAGGCGAACGATATCTTCTTCGCTAAGCAGCTCGCCTATTTGTACCTCAACTATCGCGAGGGGGACCGACCACGGGTTTTCCAATCGGTGAACAGTCCCCACTGGGATTACAAAAGATTCGAGGGGACCAAGTTCCAG encodes the following:
- a CDS encoding methyltransferase domain-containing protein, whose amino-acid sequence is MSEEPCCKSASGIGMRLTLSGQILNYFNSGKLDTDSHDYKSYIATHAKRYGFLLEMVATIRNELGRYLPTITILDIGPSFFTELMRVTFTEDTVVTLGFDSPESRGGHFPQGISFDQHRHLHFNLNDTQYPERWITIPPADLVVMAEVLEHLYTAPTLVLEFVYSLLSPGGFLILQTPNAASLKKRLRLLVGRHPYEMIRENVENPGHFREYTKSELLAIAHSCGFTVRSCEMSNYFSHDSSKGPIERFLRRRGPPNLRRYIALVLQKPGL
- a CDS encoding ABC transporter ATP-binding protein — translated: MPEFLRLLRYALPHKGKLCLAILAMLLVAILSAVSIGTIQPVLDLVLSPKDAPSFISLPKALQNQLGPLLNNLSWVREADKLTVVAAICGLLLLLILVKGVLLYIHKYMMSYVAEHVMMDVRNDLYAAIHRLSLGFFNQRSTGEIMSRLMMDVNLLGETVTIAFSQALREPFYILSFGALLLLLQWQLALLCLLVLPLLFIPIARFGNKIRHRGLLVQERYAELNTILQEALTGIRIVKAFVAEEYERLRFARKNQESFRAAIRIARVTALSWPVLEVLGGIGILGVVVFGSYLVLQQVLTLGGFMVFLGALISIFTPIKRLGGMNNHIQRGMAGVKRVFELMDIRPDLVEAPDAVPLSRVQGAVAFRGVSFAYDGSRPVLGDVSFEVRGGQLVAIVGSSGAGKSTLVDLIPRFYDPTAGRVEIDGTDVRRVTFRSLREQIGIVTQEVILFDDTVYNNIVYGQGGVRSDRVQEAARIAHAAEFIERLPQGYETRIGERGVRLSGGEKQRIAIARAVLRDPPILILDEATSALDAESERLVQDALDRLMEGRTTFVIAHRLSTIIRAHRVLVLEQGKIVEAGTHQELLDARGVYCRLYHTQFQAFEEGVTVLDRGG
- a CDS encoding KpsF/GutQ family sugar-phosphate isomerase, which encodes MILERARRVLEIEAGAVAALIPRLNDDFVRAVDILYECQGRVVLTGMGKSGFIAKKLAATLASTGTPALYVHPAEGGHGDLGMIVRGDVVVAVSNSGGTTEIVEMLPALKRFGVKLIGLVGNLNSTLAKESDVAIDVSVDEEAGPLNFVPTASTTAALAMGDALALALLEKRGFKAEHLAVFHPGGQLGRRLLRVRDLMHVGPELPIVSEDTLMRDAILEISTKRLGMTMVVDAGGRLIGVVTDGDLRRGLEKYANLLDRKVGECMTRHPKVLDSDELGARAVQVMEQYKITSLPIIDPGGQPEGVIHLHDLLQAGVI
- a CDS encoding DegT/DnrJ/EryC1/StrS family aminotransferase is translated as MIPLIDLKRQTRQLEGEIQRAIAEILADCHFVKGTSIEKFEEAFARYCEVAYTSAVSSGTAALQLALLAAGVGEGDEVVTSPYTFIATAEAITCVGAKPVFVDILPGPFTLDPEKIEEVITEKTKAVIPVDLYGQSADLEAIEQIAQVHHLTIIEDACQATGAEYKGRRLGSVSHLTCFSFYPSKNLGALGDAGAVVTKDLKAVEQIRIRRDHGQTGPYIHETEGLNARMDSIQAAVLLVKLPYVDGWNATRRKHARQYDELLRDIEPVTTPPIMEYANSVYALYTIRAQDRDRLQVYLRQRGISTGVYYPIPLHLQPAYQYLGYKEHDFPVTETAARETLSLPMYPELSEDEITRVAEGIRDFCQGKK
- a CDS encoding SIS domain-containing protein — its product is MGEPILQYFEKIATLFSGVQVTDSKKRSLDFSEGLSAGMDIILTQTSLGRKVIFIGNGGSAAIASHLAVDYWKNGGMRAIAFNDSSLLTCVSNDFGYPQVFAKPFEMFADAGDVLVAISSSGRSENILLAVNVAKEKACKVITMAGFSADTPLRFAGDLNFYVPSDTYGHVEIVHLALCHCILDTIISRQGRE
- a CDS encoding NAD-dependent epimerase/dehydratase family protein, translating into MVKVLVTGGAGFIGSHVVDAYIEAGHQVVVVDNLETGSRNHVNPDARFYEVDILDSSLEAIVSKERPTVLNHHAAQASISRSVADPVHDARINILGSLHLLELARKYGIPNFIFASSGGAVYGHQKWYPATEDHPQKPINAYGIAKLAVEKYLECYWVTHQIRSVSLRYGNVYGPRQNPHGEAGVVAIFVGALLQGRHPVIYGDGHQTRDFVHVRDVVRSNILALDLLLRGGDAFQGEPSTFNIGTGRETSVVEILNHLATIIGCSKEGQFEAPKEGEIRRSVLDIGRARKVLSWEPGLSLEEGLRETAAWFQAESVQLKK
- a CDS encoding UDP-glucose/GDP-mannose dehydrogenase family protein; this encodes MEVCVVGVGYVGLVTAACFAHIGNTVVGVDDDREKVQMLLQGEVPIYEPFLDQVIAQAVNEGRLTFTEKIEDGVRSCQIIFICVGTPPLEHGEADLSSVETVVRRIAEVAEGHKLIVEKSTVPVQTGFWVDRTLQVYGQKGTAEYDIASNPEFLREGSAVEDFLHPDRIVIGVERPKAEQLLRTLYDPVIRGTFSCPIHQKCPQAGNVPFLVTNMASAEIIKHASNSFLATKISFINLIAALCEKVGADVSKVAEGMGLDPRIGRAFLNAGIGFGGFCLPKDLQAFVRIGEKHGCDLRLLKEVERINEDQINVFIEKLRDRLWIIRGKTIAVLGLSFKPNTDDIRFSPALEVIGKLLKEGARVKAYDPKAMAKVQQVLPSVEFCSDPYDALDGADAAAIVTEWDEFKRLDLSRIKQLMRRPLIVDGRNIFDPKGMSSLGIEYCGIGR
- a CDS encoding mannose-1-phosphate guanylyltransferase; the encoded protein is MNPTNPTNPMNHDVYAVIMAGGSGERFWPLSTPDCPKQFLRLLGGTSLLRKTVDRIKSLIPIDRQFVVAGQQHAALVQEELSDLPRENLICEPVGRNTAACIGFASLFIERRDPDAVVVILPADHHIPNASAFLGSLEMAVRAAKERDGIVTIGVKPDRPETGYGYMRIGPEIGGGIHAVLEFREKPDEETAERYLEAGNYFWNAGIFVMHNRTIQQLMRTHLPDHWSKLERIRSVLEAPEYGNLLAEIYPTFEKISMDHGVLEKADSTYMVHGRFEWDDLGSWTALDRVFAKDEEDNVVIGRHVGVDTSNCIIYGREGKVVATIGLQDLIIAETEHGLLICPKSRAQDIRNLLAAMSSSLTKEREGKKDR
- a CDS encoding phosphomannose isomerase type II C-terminal cupin domain; amino-acid sequence: MSSQLVEERPWGRWTVLNEGIGYKVKLIEVWPGHRLSLQFHHHRSEHWVVVSGRARVIVGEQVLELGPLESFVIPVGTVHRLENPWSVPLAIVEVQIGELLSEEDIVRLEDDYKRADTRVISEE